In the Pan paniscus chromosome 8, NHGRI_mPanPan1-v2.0_pri, whole genome shotgun sequence genome, one interval contains:
- the CALML5 gene encoding calmodulin-like protein 5, whose translation MAGELTPEEEAQYKTAFSAVDTDGNGTINAQELGAALKATGKNLSEAQLKKLISQVDSDGDGEIGFQEFLTAAKKARAGLEDLQVAFRAFDQDGDGHITVDELKQAMAGLGQPLPQEELDAMIREADVDQDGRVNYEEFARMLAQE comes from the coding sequence ATGGCCGGTGAGCTGACTCCTGAGGAGGAGGCCCAGTACAAAACGGCTTTCTCCGCGGTTGATACGGATGGAAACGGCACCATCAATGCCCAGGAGCTGGGCGCGGCGCTGAAGGCCACGGGCAAGAACCTCTCGGAGGCCCAGCTGAAGAAACTCATCTCCCAGGTTGACAGCGACGGCGACGGCGAAATCGGCTTCCAGGAGTTCCTGACGGCGGCGAAGAAGGCCAGGGCCGGCCTGGAGGACCTGCAGGTCGCCTTCCGCGCCTTCGACCAGGATGGCGACGGCCACATCACCGTGGACGAGCTCAAGCAGGCCATGGCGGGGCTGGGGCAGCCGCTGCCGCAGGAGGAGCTGGACGCCATGATCCGCGAGGCCGACGTGGACCAGGACGGGCGGGTGAACTACGAGGAGTTCGCGAGGATGCTCGCCCAGGAGTGA
- the CALML3 gene encoding calmodulin-like protein 3: protein MADQLTEEQVTEFKEAFSLFDKDGDGCITTRELGTVMRSLGQNPTEAELRDMMSEIDRDGNGTVDFPEFLGMMARKMKDTDNEEEIREAFRVFDKDGNGFVSAAELRHVMTRLGEKLSDEEVDEMIRAADTDGDGQVNYEEFVRVLVSK from the coding sequence ATGGCCGACCAGCTGACTGAGGAGCAGGTCACAGAATTCAAGGAGGCCTTCTCCCTGTTTGACAAGGATGGGGACGGCTGCATCACCACCCGCGAGCTGGGCACGGTCATGCGGTCCCTGGGCCAGAACCCCACGGAGGCCGAGCTGCGGGACATGATGAGTGAGATCGACCGGGACGGCAACGGCACCGTGGACTTCCCCGAGTTCCTGGGCATGATGGCCAGGAAGATGAAGGACACGGACAACGAGGAGGAGATCCGCGAGGCCTTCCGCGTGTTCGACAAGGACGGCAACGGCTTCGTCAGCGCCGCCGAGCTGCGACACGTCATGACCCGGCTGGGGGAGAAGCTGAGTGACGAGGAGGTGGACGAGATGATCCGGGCCGCGGACACGGACGGAGACGGACAGGTGAACTACGAGGAGTTTGTCCGTGTGCTGGTGTCCAAGTGA